The genomic window GGCGCTGGCAAATACCACGTTAGATCGGGTGACGGAAATTCCCTTCGAGTTACACTACGAATGCAAGGGAGGGCGCAGTAAGATGCCCGCTCTGCGCACGGTTTTGGGCACGCTCTCTTTGATCTGGAGGGCGCGAAAGTGGATCGGCGAATCTGCGCGGCGTCCCTCCAGCCATTCCTCATGAAAGGAAAGACCACTTGCATAAAATCATTTTGATCGCGCTAGCGGGCGCTTTGGGAACGCTGGCGCGCTATGGCTTGTCTCTCGCGGCGCAACGGGCTTACGGAGGCGAATTTCCCGTAGGGACGTTCGCCGTCAATATGGCGGGATCTTTTTTGTTCGGCCTGATCTGGTCGTTGGCGGAAGAACGGATGCTCATCAGCGGCCAAACCCGCGCCATTCTTTTAACCGGTTTCATGGGCGCCTTTACTACGTTTTCCACCTTCATGTTCGAAACCGGCGAATTGATGCGGGATGGAGAATGGGCGCCCGCCGCCTGGAATCTTTTAGGACAAAACGGTTTCGGCCTGGTCGCGCTCTTCGCTGGATTCATGGTTGGAAGATTGATTTAGCCGTTTGCAAACCAGTAAATTTTTATTTGAATAATCTCTGACGGAATGACAGGGTGGCAAGGGCAAGGTTTTTTCCGCCCTTGAGATATCGCCAATTGATCCATCAATGACTCCATCTCATAAAAACTATGGGTCAAAAATCGCGACCCATCCTATTATTTTCATCATTCATCACTCATCATTCATCATTTCAAGCGGGTGGCAAGGGCAAGGTTTTTCTGCCCTTGAGATATCGCCAATTGATCCATCAATGACTCCATCTCATAAAAACTATGGGTCAAAAATCGCGACCCATCCTATTATTTTCATCATTCATCACTCATCATTCATCATTTCAAGCGGGTGGCAAGGGCAAGGTTTTTTCCGCCCTTGAGTATTACCTACGCATAAAAAAAAAGGGAGAAAAAGCGTTATGAAACTGCCAGCGGAAGCGGACTTACTGCGCGTTTTTATTGGGGAAAGCGACAAATTTGAAGGCCGTCCTCTCTATGAAGCCATCGTCCACGAAGCCCGCAAGCGAGGCATGGCGGGCGCGACGGTGCTGCGCGGCGCTCTAGGATTCGGCGCCCATAGCCGCCTCCATACGGCGAAAATCCTGC from Candidatus Omnitrophota bacterium includes these protein-coding regions:
- a CDS encoding CrcB family protein; its protein translation is MHKIILIALAGALGTLARYGLSLAAQRAYGGEFPVGTFAVNMAGSFLFGLIWSLAEERMLISGQTRAILLTGFMGAFTTFSTFMFETGELMRDGEWAPAAWNLLGQNGFGLVALFAGFMVGRLI
- a CDS encoding DUF190 domain-containing protein, whose protein sequence is MKLPAEADLLRVFIGESDKFEGRPLYEAIVHEARKRGMAGATVLRGALGFGAHSRLHTAKILRLSEDLPMVVEIVDKPERIEEFLPKLDAMIDEGMVTIEKVRVFAYRHNQPEKEIHS